A region from the Melospiza melodia melodia isolate bMelMel2 unplaced genomic scaffold, bMelMel2.pri scaffold_37, whole genome shotgun sequence genome encodes:
- the LOC134434509 gene encoding olfactory receptor 14C36-like has product MSNSSSISHFVLLALADTWQLQLLHFCLLLGISLAALLGNGLIISAVACSHHLHTPMFFFLLNLALSDLGCICTTVPKAMHNSLWDTRDISYTGCAAQVFFFVFYATTEYFLLTIMCYDRYVSICKPLHYGTLLGSRACAHMAAAAWASAFLYSLLHTANTFSLPLCQGNALGQFFCEIPQILKLSCLKSYMRELVLITVTVCLGLGYFVFIVFSYVQIFRAVLRIPSEQGRHKACSTCLPHLVVVSLFLSTVIFAYLKPPSMSSPSLDLSLSVLYSLVPPALNPLIYSLRNQELKAAVWRL; this is encoded by the coding sequence atgtccaacagcagctccatcagccacttcgtcctgctggcattggcagacacgtggcagctgcagctcctgcacttctgcctcttgctgggcatctccctggctgccctcctgggcaatggcctcatcatcagcgctgtagcctgcagccaccacctgcacacgcccatgttcttcttcctgctcaacctggccctcagcgacctgggctgcatctgcaccactgtccccaaagccatgcacaattccctctgggacaccagggacatctcctacactggatgtgctgcccaagtatttttttttgttttttatgctACAAcggagtatttcctcctgaccatcatgtgctatgaccgctacgtgtccatctgcaaaccccttcactacgggaccctcctgggcagcagagcttgtgcccacatggcagcagctgcctgggccagtgcctttctctattcactgctgcacacagccaatacattttccctgcccctgtgccaaggcaatgccctgggccagttcttctgtgaaattccccagatcctcaagctctcctgcctCAAATCCTATATGAGGGAACTGGTGCTCATCACAGTTACTGTGTGTTTAGGACTTGGatattttgtgttcattgttttctcctacgtgcagatcttcagggctgtgctgaggatcccgtctgagcagggacggcacaaagcctgtTCCACATGCCTGCCTCACCTGGTTGTTGTTTCcctcttcctcagcactgtcatctttgcctacctgaagcccccctccatgtcctcaccatccctggatctgtccctgtcagttctgtactcactggtgcctccagccctgaaccccctcatctacagcctgaggaaccaggagctcaaggctgcagtgtggagactg